In the Candidatus Kapaibacterium sp. genome, GGCTCCGCTGTCCGGAGGTTGAGCACACCGGAGGTGGCCTGTCCGTACTCGGCTGCGAAGCCGCTGGTGAGCAACTCTATCTCCTGCACCGTCTCTGGAGAGAGCTCCACTCCGAAGCCCGAGCCTGCCAGCGGGTCCTGGACGGAGATGCCGTCAACTAGATAGGCGAGTTCGTAGCCCCGGCCACCGCGGATGTGGAGTGTGTTATCCTGGAGTAGCACTCCAGACTGCTGGATGAGCGCTTCGGTGACGGTCTGGACGGCGGACCGCTCCAGCTGCTGCTGGCTGATGACACGTAAGGACTGCGTCTGCTCTACGTCAATGAGCGGGCGCTCCCCGAGGACGACGATCTCCTGGCCGAGCGTCAAGGCCGTTTCTTCCAGGCGTAGCAGCAGCTCTACGGTGTCCCCGGGGCGTATGCGGATCCCACTCTGCCGCAGGGCTTTGTAGCCGATGAGGGTAGCTTCCAGCACGTAGGTGCCGGGCGGGAGGTAGCGCAGTACGAACTGCCCGTTTGGGGCCGTAACGGCTCCGTAGGTCGTTCCCACGAGGCGGACCGTAACCGATCGGAGCGGAGCGCCTGTGGCAGCATCGACGACCCGACCAACGAGCGTTCCAGTCTGCTGTTGCGCCAGGAGGCTGAGGCTTACGGCAGCAGTTGCAGCAAGGAATTCCCGCCACCTCATTGCAGCCCGAAGTCTTGGACCAACACTCGCTCGAGCAAGCGTTCTGCGCCTCCAGCACGATTGAAGAGGTGGAGCGGGAAGTTCAGGAACACCACAGCGCGGTTGCCGCTGCGAACAGCAACGACGGGCGTTCCCGCGTAGTGCTGGCTCGGTGGCAGTCGGTAGAGTGGCGCTGCTGTCGCATTTGGATACAGTGCGTGGATGCCGACAGCGGTGCCGCGGTCCTTGAGGAGTAGGGGATAGGGGCCGTCGGGGAGAGAGCTATCGGGCAAGAGTGGGGTGCCGTTCGGCAGCGCCGCTGGGGAAGAGAAGAGTTCTCGGGCGCTAAGGCTGTCGATGGGGACAATGTCGCTGTAGCCGGCCTGTGGGTCTACGGTACTGGGGAGCGTCGTCACCAGCAGCAGTTTGCCGCCTGTGCGCACGTACTCTGGGAGCACGGCTTGGGCAATGTCGAGCGCAAACTGGGGGTCGCCGTACCACAGCACCGCCTCGAAGAGGCGCAGGGTCTCCACGAACATCGGATTCAAGAAGGGTGGTACGTTCCGCGGGCGGCTCTGGGCAGTGCGTCCACTGCGGATATCCAGCACATCAAAGCGCTCGGCGAAGCGTCCGCCGGCAATCCGTCCAAGTGCGGCTGTGTAGAAGGTGTCGGCACCGTCGGCCACGGCGTAGTCGTGCAGCACCAAGATTGGCCCGCGCGGCTTGCGGACGTACCACTGCCGTCCGGGCGGCGGGTACTCCAGCACAGGACTCCTGAGTCCGCCGACGTCAACGGCCCGCAGGTAGAGGCGGTTGGACTCGCCGGGGCGCAGCCCGTCGGACTCCCGCAGCGTGAAGAACTCGGTCGTCGGCGGCAGCTGATGCCATCGCGCCGTATCGTTGAGCGCCCACTCGTAGAAGGCAATCTGGTTCGGTCCGTCGGGATCGACGGCGGTGAAGCGGAAGGTAGCCACCGTGAACGTCGTCTCCGGCAGCCAGACACTCTGTGCGGCTGCGGGCGTGGTGTCCGAGCCCCAGAAGACCCTTGGTGGGCTGTTGCGGACGGGATACTGCAGGCGTGCTGGGGTCGGGTCCACGGCACCTTCTAACCCTCGGAAGGGCTCGCCATCGTCGTGCAGGCCGTTGCCGTTTAGGTCGGAGAAGTCGACACGCTCCCCTGGCTGAGGGTAACGTAGGAGCGAGTTGTCAACAGCAGCAACGGCGATGGAGTATGCTGTATCCTCGGCACCGACGGGGAGCAAGACCGTGGTATCGCGACGTGTGGTGTAAGTCCAGTTCTGGGCATCGAGGCTCAAGAGGAAGCCTACCACGAAACCGTCAGGATCGTCCCCTCGCCAGAAGAGCTGGGCGCGGCTGCGCTGCGGTGTACCGACGGTATCAACCCAGAGGACCGTTTCGGGTGGGAGGTTGGCGAAGTGTGAACCCACGAAGAGGTCTGCACAACCCAAGAGGAGAGCTATCGCGAAAGTGATACCAGCGCTGCAGCAATTCCTGGGGGTCACCCCTCTCCCTACTTTCGCGGGCAGAGTCCGCAGTTGCAGGTACTCTTGGAGGGAACTAAGCCCGGCGCTGCTCATTGGAGAGCTCTGTAGGGCATCTCAGCTCGCAAAGTTACGCCGGAGCTTGAGTGGAGGCTCCAGCTCGCTGTGTGAAGAAGAGTCTACAGGTACTGCACGAAGAAGCTCAGGCGTGCGACAATGTCTATTGGGAAGCGAGGGGCTTGCGGGTCTCTCCGTGTGTGGGCTAGGATCCAGAGGTTCGGCATGATGCGTACGTTGGGCGTGGGGACGTACTCCACGGCCACAAGCCCGAGGTGGTGGAGTAGGTGGCGGTCGGGGGCCTGGGCTACCTGGTCGTAGCGTAGCACGAGCGTCAGTTCCGGCTCTTCCCAGAGCTGTACGCTGCTGAGGAGGCTCAGTCCCAGGGCAGACGTTCGCTCAACTGTGGAGTGGTGTTGTTGCCGCGACAGGACTTCGGCCCCGAGCTGGAGGTCTGGCCCACGGTAGCCGAGGAAGGCCTTCAGGAGGCTGTTGCTGCCCGTCGTTGCTCGTGGGTCCCAATCGCCGTAGAGTTCTGTCCACAGACCGGGGAGGGGCTGGAATGCGAGTTGTCCGTAGAGCTTCTTATTTGGCGCCCTCTCCGCCCGCACCCCTTCGCCACCTCCGACCATAGCGGTCACTTGGAGGATGGTGCGGCTACCTTCCGTCACGATCCCACGGATGGCGAGCCCTACGTCTACAGCATCCCCCCAGTTCCAGATGTCGGGGAGCATTCGTTCCAGGCTCCGGTAGCCCCAGAGCTGTTCCGAGAGACGCCACGTCGGGGTAGGAATCAGCCCGGCTTGGAGTTGTAGGAAGGGTAGCGCAAGGCTGTCCCATGTAACGGAGACCTCCTTGACGAACATGGCATAGCGTCCGTTGGCGTCTAACGAGGTCTCGTTGGCTTCCAGGAGGAAGCGCACTGAGCAGCGGGGGTGCAATCGGGCATCGGCCCAGAAGTAGAGGCGGCGGAATTGCACTCCGTTGTCCCCCCGTGCGAACAGCGCATACTGTGTCGGCAGCGAGGAGGTATCGCCACGGAGCTTGTAGAAGTAGTCGCCGAAGAAGTAGCCTTGGAGGCTAAAGGCTGGGAATGGCTGAGCCCACGCTGAGAGCATGGCACACCAAGAGCAAGCGATCACGAAAAGGGCAGATCTGTCAGCCATGTACGGCACCAGAACCAAACCGACATGCATTTGATTGCGCCGTTCCCCTGGCGCAGGATGGAGGGTGCAAAGTTTGCAAAAAGTGCAGGGGTCTGCTGTAGGGCCGGTGTGTGGCTGGTTTTTTCTCCAGCCTTCGGGGGGTGCTATGGGGTGCGGTTGGGCGCTGAGAGTCCTATGGCTACGGTGACCGAGTGCGGCGCAGGGAGAGAGTGAGCTGTATCAGGCCAGCGAGTGCAAATGATGCAATCGGCGGTACCAGCAGTAGGGCCATTCCCGTACTCAGCCGCCAGGAGCCAGTCTCTTTGTCCAGCTCGAAGCAGCGAAGAGCGACGTCGGTGCTCGGCAAGGGATACGACAGCACGAACTCCCCGCGGGCTTCCCGTACAAGGTCTTTGAGGAGTGCTGGGTCTTGGAAGCCCTCCATGCGGTGGAGGATGTTCCCGTGCTGGTCGAGGACAAAGAGCACAATGGAGTAGTCGTAGTCGCCACGGCTGCTGTCGTAGCGGACTGTGTAGCCTAGGGTGGAGAGGAGGCTCGTTGCTCCAGTGGGATGCAGCAGGCCCCAGGTCCATCCCGAGGCCTCCGCGAGCCCGAAGCGGTGCGCTGTAGCAGCGACGTCAGCGAGGCGATCTCGCGGGTCGAAACTGAGTGCGACCACTGAGAACCCGTGCGGGGAAGCCAACTCCCGCTTCAAGTAGAGCAAGTACGGGGAGCAGAGCCCCTGGCACCGACTGGAAAAAAGGGTCAGCAACACCGCCCGTGACTGGAGTAGGCGGTGCAGGGACTGCTGCTCCCCGGTGATGAGCGTGACCGGCACGTCGGGCACTGAGCGGAGGTAGTAGTGCCCTTCGTTGAGCTGCGCCCAGAGGAGCGGTGCCACAATTAGGCAGCCGCTAAGACGCGCCAGCATCGCCGCACGACGTGTATGGTGTAGATAGCTACTGCTACCAGCACCAGGATCGCGAAGAGTGCGCCCACGAGTGCCCACACACCCCCGTTGGCAACCAGCTCAGGGTACTTGTCTACCCGGCGCATGATCGAAAGGGCACCGGCAATGTAGAATGCCGCTACAAAGCCGGCCCCACCGAGCAGGTAGAGCGTCGCTACCGGCCGATATAGACGGCTGCCGTCATCGCCAGACTGCTCCCGCACAAACCACGTGATGAAGCCCAAACTGAAGAGCACGTTGCCCAGAAGGTTGTACGTGTGGAAGTGCGCCGGTACCCACAGCGTGTTGTGCAAGACAAAGTTGTTCGCCACAATTGCATCCAGAATTGCGCCTAGCCCACCGATGATCCAGAACATGACCTCCGTGAGGAAGAACGTGGGAGCCAGCCACCACTTCATCCCCGAGCGATAGACCGTCCCGAGCACCGAGAAAGTTGTGACGGCGATGGCTGGAATGGGGGCAATCCAGGAAGCGAGCTGGCCGACGTACTGTAGGGCGGTCGGCTGTACGAAGTCCATGTACAGGTGGTGGAAGTAGGCAGTCCAGACCACTACGAGGACCAAGTTCCACGCCAGCGCTACGAACGGCTTCGTTCTGTACGGCGGCTTGCCTGCAAGCGCTGGGAAGAGCTCGTAGAGTGTAGCGATGCCGAAGTAGAGCATCTCGTTGACCAGCGTATGCCCGAAGTAGAAGGTCAGGTTCTTCATCAGCAGGGCATCCTGCTTGACGCCGCCGAGATACTCCATGAAGAAGAGCCCTAACAGGATGACTGCGGCAACGAACGCTGGCACCAGCCCCAGAAGGGTTGTGGTGGAGATGAGGATGAACGGCGGTGTTTCTGGCTCGGATTTGCCGACCAGATGATGCCATGCCAGCGCCCGTGTCAGAGGATACTTCCGCAGGATTGCCACCAGGAGCCCCAGTGACCATACAAACCAGCCGATCCCCAGGCTACCTAGTGAGAGCAGAAATGCCATCGTTGCCCCTTCTTCCGTGCGGGCGTAGAAGGGCAGTGGATACAGGAAGTACCAGCCCGTGTGGAATCCTCCCCCGAAGATCGCTGCC is a window encoding:
- a CDS encoding cbb3-type cytochrome c oxidase subunit I, producing MTLVGVVLLLAAIFGGGFHTGWYFLYPLPFYARTEEGATMAFLLSLGSLGIGWFVWSLGLLVAILRKYPLTRALAWHHLVGKSEPETPPFILISTTTLLGLVPAFVAAVILLGLFFMEYLGGVKQDALLMKNLTFYFGHTLVNEMLYFGIATLYELFPALAGKPPYRTKPFVALAWNLVLVVVWTAYFHHLYMDFVQPTALQYVGQLASWIAPIPAIAVTTFSVLGTVYRSGMKWWLAPTFFLTEVMFWIIGGLGAILDAIVANNFVLHNTLWVPAHFHTYNLLGNVLFSLGFITWFVREQSGDDGSRLYRPVATLYLLGGAGFVAAFYIAGALSIMRRVDKYPELVANGGVWALVGALFAILVLVAVAIYTIHVVRRCWRVLAAA